The Cystobacter ferrugineus genome includes a window with the following:
- a CDS encoding SEC-C metal-binding domain-containing protein produces MGGVGEFLVDRVRVAREKVLGGLSRIQQQKINQRAFEVIPKLVDSDLVRAIRADREATIVPLVEGKVGRNENCPCGSLKKYKNATAREVVVHRAQAGSKILSAAPCRYVSR; encoded by the coding sequence ATGGGGGGGGTTGGTGAGTTCCTGGTTGATCGTGTGCGTGTTGCGCGTGAGAAAGTGCTTGGTGGGTTATCGAGAATTCAGCAGCAAAAAATAAATCAGCGTGCATTTGAGGTAATCCCCAAGTTGGTGGATTCGGATCTTGTTAGGGCAATCCGGGCAGATCGGGAGGCAACGATTGTTCCTTTGGTTGAGGGTAAAGTCGGCAGGAATGAGAACTGTCCTTGCGGAAGTTTGAAGAAATATAAAAATGCCACGGCTCGAGAGGTGGTGGTGCATCGCGCTCAAGCGGGGTCAAAGATTCTGTCTGCGGCTCCATGTCGTTACGTTAGTCGATGA